The proteins below come from a single Gimesia alba genomic window:
- a CDS encoding NADH-quinone oxidoreductase subunit B family protein — protein sequence MEQEKPRLAVFKFASCDGCQLSLLDAEDQLLAVAGALEIVYFPEATSRMEDGPYDIALVEGSVTTLHDAERIQQIRKDSKYLMTIGACATAGGIQALRNWADTDEFIRAVYAKPEYIQVLESSTPISDHVKVDFELRGCPINQYQLIEVIQSLLAGRKPRTPQHSVCLDCKRRGTVCVTVAQGIACLGPVTQSGCHALCPSYHRGCYGCYGPAPQSNLVSLATHMEKEGDSRTEISHRLHNFNAYAPAFRNESQRLLEQDGE from the coding sequence GTGGAACAGGAAAAACCCCGACTTGCCGTTTTCAAATTCGCGTCCTGCGATGGATGCCAATTGTCGCTGCTCGATGCGGAAGATCAGCTGTTGGCTGTCGCTGGAGCGTTGGAGATTGTTTATTTTCCGGAAGCCACCAGCCGGATGGAAGACGGTCCTTATGATATTGCACTGGTGGAAGGTTCTGTCACAACTCTGCACGACGCCGAGCGGATTCAGCAGATCCGAAAAGACTCAAAATATTTGATGACGATCGGTGCCTGTGCCACCGCAGGAGGCATTCAGGCACTTCGGAACTGGGCGGATACCGATGAATTCATACGGGCCGTGTATGCCAAACCGGAATATATTCAGGTACTGGAAAGCTCAACGCCGATCTCCGATCATGTCAAAGTCGATTTTGAATTGCGTGGCTGTCCGATCAATCAGTATCAGTTGATCGAAGTGATTCAGTCTTTATTAGCAGGCAGAAAGCCACGCACGCCGCAGCATAGTGTGTGTCTTGATTGTAAACGCCGCGGAACCGTTTGTGTGACCGTGGCACAGGGGATTGCCTGCCTGGGACCCGTGACGCAGTCAGGCTGCCATGCATTGTGCCCGAGTTATCACCGAGGATGTTACGGCTGTTACGGACCGGCCCCGCAATCGAATCTGGTGAGCCTGGCGACACATATGGAAAAGGAGGGCGATTCCCGAACTGAGATTTCTCATCGCCTGCATAACTTCAATGCTTATGCCCCCGCCTTTCGGAATGAAAGCCAGCGGTTACTCGAACAGGATGGGGAGTAG
- a CDS encoding FAD/NAD(P)-binding protein codes for MNSRSATTRGDSDSANNPWLPHSAIIQKITAEVNDVATYQLELTDPAVADAYRFQPGQFNMLYVPGAGESAISMSGNPETHDSLLHTIRYAGNVTRSIAGMKVGDTLGLRGPFGTSWPLELCVDRDVILVAGGIGLPPLRPAIYRLLAERQRYGRLHLLYGARSPDMRLYTEEYKQWSEGGLDVRQTVDRSSPGWHGNVGVVPMLLERLETFDPARTILMICGPDLMMRFTARAALQMGMTAEQIWVSTERNMQCAVGLCGHCQLGPEFICKDGPVFRYDRISPYMRVEGL; via the coding sequence ATGAATTCCAGGAGCGCGACAACCAGAGGGGACAGCGATTCCGCAAATAATCCCTGGCTACCACATTCGGCGATCATTCAAAAGATCACGGCCGAAGTCAATGACGTCGCCACGTATCAACTAGAACTGACTGATCCTGCTGTCGCAGACGCGTATCGCTTCCAGCCCGGACAATTCAATATGCTGTATGTTCCGGGAGCCGGTGAGTCAGCCATTTCGATGAGCGGGAATCCTGAAACACACGATTCATTGCTGCATACAATTCGGTACGCCGGAAATGTGACGCGCAGCATCGCGGGCATGAAAGTCGGCGATACACTGGGGCTTCGGGGCCCCTTTGGAACCAGTTGGCCTTTGGAATTGTGTGTTGATCGGGATGTGATTCTGGTTGCAGGGGGAATTGGCTTACCACCATTGCGCCCGGCAATTTATCGTCTGCTTGCCGAACGCCAGCGATATGGACGCTTGCATTTGCTCTATGGAGCCCGTTCACCAGATATGCGGCTCTATACGGAAGAGTACAAACAATGGAGCGAAGGAGGTCTGGATGTCAGACAGACCGTGGATCGATCCAGTCCCGGTTGGCACGGGAATGTGGGAGTGGTGCCGATGCTGCTGGAGCGGTTAGAGACATTTGATCCTGCGCGGACAATTCTCATGATCTGCGGGCCGGATTTAATGATGCGGTTCACTGCCCGAGCCGCATTGCAGATGGGAATGACTGCCGAGCAGATCTGGGTTTCCACCGAGCGCAATATGCAATGCGCGGTGGGATTGTGCGGACACTGCCAGTTAGGGCCGGAGTTTATTTGCAAAGACGGACCGGTTTTTCGTTACGATCGAATTTCACCTTATATGAGAGTCGAAGGACTGTAA
- a CDS encoding 4Fe-4S dicluster domain-containing protein → MSQEPQTEAIRSCFLSNKQFEKLFEVLYGLDYEVIGPTVDQGAITYDRLTSVNDLPRGWTDIQEPGKYRLQERDDDALFGYVVGPHSWKKHLFPPVSTLSVADRTEEGWQFSEVDEDLPKLAFLGVRACELAALKIQDRVFLGGAYVDPIYQGRRAETLVIAVNCTQAAATCFCTSMNTGPRCQSGFDLALTELRDGFVVEVATPAGETVIEALKTQELSDEQLTQASAARQQAVDQIERELDTTDIHDLLMSNLESPHWDDVAERCLSCTNCTMVCPTCFCSSVEEVSDLTGDHVERQRVWDSCFNMNFSYMNGGLVRNNIRNRYRQWLTHKLASWIDQFGTSGCVGCGRCISWCPVGIDLTQEVAAIRKDGET, encoded by the coding sequence ATGAGTCAAGAACCGCAGACGGAAGCGATTCGATCCTGTTTTCTCTCAAATAAACAGTTCGAAAAGCTCTTCGAAGTCCTGTACGGCCTGGATTATGAGGTCATCGGGCCGACCGTTGATCAGGGAGCGATTACTTATGATCGTCTGACTTCAGTCAATGATCTGCCCCGTGGTTGGACCGATATTCAGGAGCCAGGTAAGTATCGTCTTCAGGAACGGGATGATGACGCCTTGTTTGGATATGTCGTCGGCCCTCATTCCTGGAAAAAACATCTGTTTCCTCCGGTGAGTACGCTCTCTGTTGCAGATCGTACGGAGGAAGGCTGGCAGTTTTCTGAAGTGGATGAAGATCTACCCAAACTGGCATTTTTAGGAGTGCGGGCCTGTGAATTAGCGGCACTTAAAATTCAGGATCGGGTCTTTCTAGGTGGTGCGTATGTCGATCCGATTTATCAGGGGCGGCGTGCAGAAACCCTGGTCATTGCCGTGAATTGCACACAGGCGGCTGCAACCTGCTTCTGCACTTCCATGAATACGGGGCCCCGCTGTCAGTCTGGTTTTGATCTGGCTTTGACCGAACTGAGAGACGGATTTGTGGTAGAAGTGGCGACACCCGCAGGTGAGACGGTCATTGAGGCTCTGAAGACACAGGAACTCTCTGACGAACAGCTGACCCAAGCCTCTGCAGCGCGTCAACAGGCTGTTGATCAGATTGAGCGAGAATTGGATACCACCGATATTCATGACTTGCTGATGTCGAACCTGGAGTCGCCGCATTGGGATGATGTCGCTGAACGCTGCTTGTCCTGCACGAACTGTACGATGGTCTGTCCGACCTGTTTCTGCAGTTCGGTCGAAGAAGTCAGCGATCTGACAGGCGACCACGTTGAACGACAGCGCGTGTGGGACTCCTGTTTCAATATGAACTTCAGTTATATGAATGGGGGACTGGTTCGAAATAATATTCGCAATCGCTATCGACAATGGCTGACGCATAAACTGGCATCCTGGATCGATCAGTTTGGAACTTCTGGTTGTGTTGGCTGTGGTCGTTGTATTTCATGGTGCCCCGTGGGCATTGATCTGACACAGGAAGTCGCTGCAATTCGGAAAGACGGAGAAACATGA
- a CDS encoding Crp/Fnr family transcriptional regulator, which translates to METQQLQQILKELRFTAGLSEEDQKKLAEISRSQDFPKNATIFTEGCEHNDIYVIRSGRVEICMSIPARGCLPVLTLEAGDLVGWSSVLQQGEMTATVAAVDDTQTIAIDAAKLRALCDEDHDIGYQIMRLIAKALSQRLVASRLQVLDMFGDASSYNQNTPEGASE; encoded by the coding sequence ATGGAGACTCAACAGCTTCAGCAAATCTTGAAGGAACTTCGTTTTACGGCAGGGTTGTCGGAAGAGGATCAGAAAAAACTGGCTGAGATATCGCGATCCCAGGATTTTCCTAAAAATGCCACGATCTTTACGGAAGGCTGCGAGCACAACGACATTTATGTTATCCGTAGCGGTCGTGTTGAAATTTGTATGAGCATTCCCGCCCGTGGTTGTCTGCCGGTTCTGACATTGGAAGCCGGGGATCTGGTAGGTTGGTCCTCGGTTCTACAACAGGGGGAGATGACGGCAACAGTCGCCGCGGTAGATGACACGCAAACGATTGCCATTGATGCTGCGAAATTACGCGCGCTATGCGATGAAGATCATGACATTGGCTATCAGATCATGCGGCTGATCGCGAAGGCATTGTCTCAGCGGCTGGTTGCCAGCCGACTACAGGTGCTTGACATGTTTGGCGATGCCAGTTCCTACAATCAAAACACTCCGGAAGGGGCTTCTGAATGA